The proteins below are encoded in one region of Streptomyces ficellus:
- a CDS encoding RNA polymerase sigma factor yields the protein MLPHALPFRPSLPGFPRARRGGRPGVGAALRALLRGDRTAPAADRPTLGGPRPVPRYDGPPDSRPPTLVELYQAHRLGMVRLAVLLVDDLATAEDVVQDAFTALYRRHGEHIAEVDNALGYLRTAVVNTSRSVLRRRRTARAWTPPAAADVPSAEEHVVLDEAHREVLAALGRLTPRRRQVLVLRYWADLSEAEIAETLGISRGAVKSNASRALDALERILEGRI from the coding sequence GTGCTGCCCCACGCCCTGCCGTTCCGCCCCTCCCTGCCCGGCTTCCCCCGGGCACGGCGCGGCGGGCGGCCGGGCGTGGGCGCCGCCCTGCGCGCCCTGCTGCGCGGCGACCGGACGGCACCGGCCGCCGACCGCCCGACGCTGGGCGGCCCCCGGCCCGTACCCCGGTACGACGGCCCGCCGGACTCACGGCCGCCGACGCTCGTCGAGCTGTACCAGGCCCACCGCCTCGGCATGGTGCGCCTGGCCGTGCTGCTCGTGGACGACCTCGCCACCGCCGAGGACGTCGTCCAGGACGCCTTCACCGCCCTCTACCGGCGCCACGGCGAACACATCGCCGAGGTCGACAACGCGCTGGGCTACCTGCGCACGGCGGTCGTCAACACCTCCCGTTCCGTGCTGCGCCGCCGCCGGACCGCCCGCGCCTGGACACCGCCCGCCGCGGCCGACGTGCCCTCCGCCGAGGAGCACGTCGTCCTGGACGAGGCGCACCGCGAGGTGCTCGCCGCGCTGGGCCGCCTCACGCCCCGCCGCCGTCAGGTCCTCGTCCTGCGCTACTGGGCGGACCTGAGCGAGGCGGAGATCGCCGAGACCCTCGGCATCAGCCGCGGGGCGGTCAAGTCGAACGCCAGCCGCGCCCTGGACGCGCTGGAACGGATCCTGGAGGGACGGATATGA
- a CDS encoding MFS transporter: MSDHQGARGPAEERSAVGVKAPSQSLALAATLFAVSMTFIDQTIVSIAAPNIIDELGLSSSGMQWVVNAYLLSLAAFFALGGRIADLFGHRLILLTGTLVFVISSVLCGCVPAGDFAQAWLIIFRATQGFGAALMFPAALAVVITVFPVEKRGRALALFFGLSGALTAVGPLLGGWLTDWTWRAVFWVNVPVAIAALVLTAMAHLPNTRRPERLDLVGALLVCGGMALSVLGLMQASAWGWSSVATWACIAGGLVVLVLFCRYELGREHPLVRLEVFRDKAFTVDILVLFFSMLAFVPVFFFASVYAQVSLSSSPNQAALYLLYFFIGFGIASQWGGRILDKRGARPAMRLGCALGAVGFALWASKLTHLSTHDQWPYAALAGAGIGFLLSPASTDAVNRAIGASYGEVTGITQTVRNFAASIGLAVFGTILTHVTTNRIVSTLTARGVPHASAEGAARDIAEGVTGHPDGQQPAGEGPVASVMRDSMNAIRMDFAEANQYVFYGMAIALGIAFLCATQHPGTRVTTATAPSTATEPPAGARRP; the protein is encoded by the coding sequence ATGAGTGATCACCAGGGTGCGCGCGGGCCGGCGGAGGAGCGTTCCGCCGTCGGGGTGAAGGCGCCCAGCCAGTCACTGGCGCTGGCGGCGACCCTGTTCGCCGTGTCGATGACGTTCATCGACCAGACGATCGTGAGCATCGCCGCGCCCAACATCATCGACGAGCTGGGTCTGTCGTCGTCCGGCATGCAGTGGGTGGTCAACGCCTATCTGCTGTCCCTCGCCGCGTTCTTCGCCCTCGGCGGCCGCATCGCCGACCTGTTCGGGCACCGGCTGATCCTGCTCACCGGCACCCTGGTGTTCGTGATCTCGTCGGTGCTCTGCGGCTGCGTGCCCGCCGGCGACTTCGCCCAGGCCTGGCTGATCATCTTCCGTGCCACCCAGGGCTTCGGCGCCGCACTGATGTTCCCGGCGGCCCTGGCCGTCGTCATCACCGTGTTCCCCGTCGAGAAGCGCGGCCGGGCGCTCGCCCTGTTCTTCGGCCTGTCCGGCGCCCTCACGGCGGTGGGCCCGCTCCTCGGCGGCTGGCTGACCGACTGGACCTGGCGGGCCGTCTTCTGGGTGAACGTCCCGGTGGCGATCGCCGCCCTGGTCCTGACGGCGATGGCCCACCTCCCGAACACCCGCCGCCCCGAACGGCTCGACCTGGTGGGCGCGCTCCTGGTGTGCGGCGGCATGGCCCTGAGCGTGCTGGGCCTGATGCAGGCCTCCGCCTGGGGCTGGAGCAGCGTCGCCACCTGGGCGTGCATCGCCGGGGGCCTGGTCGTCCTGGTCCTGTTCTGCCGGTACGAACTGGGGAGGGAACACCCGCTGGTGCGGCTGGAGGTCTTCCGCGACAAGGCGTTCACCGTCGACATCCTGGTGCTGTTCTTCTCGATGCTGGCGTTCGTACCCGTCTTCTTCTTCGCCTCGGTGTACGCGCAGGTCTCGCTCAGCTCCTCGCCGAACCAGGCGGCCCTCTACCTGCTGTACTTCTTCATCGGCTTCGGCATCGCCTCGCAGTGGGGCGGCCGGATCCTCGACAAGCGCGGGGCGCGGCCGGCGATGAGACTCGGCTGCGCGCTGGGCGCGGTCGGGTTCGCGCTGTGGGCGAGCAAGCTCACCCACCTGTCGACCCACGACCAGTGGCCGTACGCCGCCCTCGCCGGCGCCGGGATCGGCTTCCTCCTCTCCCCGGCGTCCACCGACGCCGTCAACCGGGCGATCGGCGCGTCGTACGGCGAGGTCACCGGCATCACGCAGACCGTGCGCAACTTCGCCGCCAGCATCGGCCTCGCGGTCTTCGGCACGATCCTCACGCACGTCACCACCAACCGGATCGTCTCCACCCTCACCGCGCGCGGCGTGCCCCACGCCTCGGCCGAGGGCGCCGCCCGCGACATCGCCGAAGGGGTGACCGGCCACCCGGACGGGCAGCAGCCCGCCGGGGAGGGGCCCGTCGCCTCCGTCATGCGCGACTCGATGAACGCCATCCGCATGGACTTCGCCGAGGCCAACCAGTACGTCTTCTACGGGATGGCCATCGCGCTCGGCATCGCGTTCCTCTGCGCGACGCAGCACCCCGGAACCCGCGTCACCACCGCCACGGCGCCGTCCACCGCCACGGAACCCCCGGCCGGCGCCCGGCGGCCCTGA
- the sigK gene encoding ECF RNA polymerase sigma factor SigK, with translation MGSQEVVAGLPQVVSRVASGDKEAFATLYDAVAAPVFGLVLRVVRDAAQSEEVAQDVMVEVWRTAARFSPERGSVMTWVMTMAHRRAVDRVRAERAAAERERRDARRALMPAYDEVGEEVAARLESEEVRRCLQSLTEVQRQAVALAYYAGYTHRELAASLSAPLGTVKTRLRDGLLRLRDCMGVRA, from the coding sequence ATGGGCAGCCAGGAAGTCGTCGCCGGCCTGCCCCAGGTCGTGTCCCGGGTCGCGTCCGGCGACAAGGAGGCGTTCGCCACGCTCTACGACGCCGTCGCCGCGCCGGTCTTCGGTCTGGTGCTGAGGGTGGTCAGGGACGCGGCGCAGTCCGAGGAGGTGGCGCAGGACGTCATGGTGGAGGTGTGGCGTACCGCGGCGCGCTTCTCGCCCGAACGGGGAAGCGTCATGACGTGGGTGATGACGATGGCTCACCGCCGCGCGGTGGACCGGGTGCGCGCCGAACGGGCGGCCGCGGAGCGTGAGCGGCGCGACGCGCGGCGGGCCCTGATGCCGGCGTACGACGAGGTCGGCGAGGAGGTGGCGGCGCGGCTGGAGAGCGAGGAGGTGCGCCGGTGCCTTCAGTCGCTGACCGAGGTCCAGCGGCAGGCCGTCGCCCTCGCCTACTACGCGGGCTACACCCACCGTGAGCTCGCCGCGTCGCTGTCGGCACCGCTGGGCACGGTCAAGACCCGGCTGAGGGACGGTCTGCTCCGCCTCCGGGACTGCATGGGGGTGAGGGCATGA
- a CDS encoding anti-sigma factor, whose amino-acid sequence MSDEHPHLATGAYALDALPDDERAAFARHLEGCPACAREVRELTATAALLGSAVASAPPAGMKEAVLAGIEGVRQSPSPGGPPPGAAARLVSGSRRAVGGLVLAACLVVLAGFGGVAAWQWQEARNAQEQARQARAETDRLVAVLAAPDARTVTGTVEGGTRATVVVARSENSAVFVASGLPELPGDRTYQLWFDEDGAMRPAGLVGRDGASLMEGDVDGATGVGVTVEPSGGSPRPTTAPLMEMTLPA is encoded by the coding sequence ATGAGCGACGAGCATCCGCACCTCGCGACCGGTGCGTACGCGCTGGACGCGCTCCCCGACGACGAGCGGGCGGCCTTCGCACGTCATCTGGAGGGATGCCCGGCGTGCGCGCGGGAGGTGCGCGAGCTGACGGCCACCGCGGCGCTGCTGGGGTCGGCCGTCGCGTCCGCCCCGCCCGCCGGGATGAAGGAGGCGGTACTGGCGGGCATCGAGGGCGTACGGCAGTCCCCGTCGCCCGGCGGGCCGCCACCCGGTGCCGCCGCCCGGCTCGTCTCGGGCAGCAGGCGCGCCGTCGGCGGGCTGGTCCTCGCGGCGTGCCTGGTGGTGCTGGCGGGCTTCGGCGGGGTGGCGGCGTGGCAGTGGCAGGAGGCGCGGAACGCCCAGGAGCAGGCGCGGCAGGCCAGGGCGGAGACGGACCGGCTGGTCGCCGTCCTGGCGGCGCCGGACGCCCGTACGGTCACGGGAACCGTCGAGGGCGGCACGAGGGCGACGGTGGTCGTGGCCCGTTCCGAGAACAGCGCGGTCTTCGTGGCGTCCGGTCTGCCGGAGCTGCCGGGTGACCGGACGTACCAGCTGTGGTTCGACGAGGACGGCGCCATGCGCCCGGCCGGCCTGGTGGGGCGGGACGGCGCGTCGCTGATGGAGGGGGACGTGGACGGCGCCACCGGGGTCGGTGTGACGGTCGAGCCCTCCGGTGGTTCCCCGCGGCCCACGACCGCGCCCCTGATGGAGATGACGCTGCCCGCGTGA
- a CDS encoding fasciclin domain-containing protein, whose amino-acid sequence MKTIPIRRTAGAVAVAAVLPLGLAGWSATSAVGDTRADDPFGPACASVPAEGPGSLAEMAKQPVATAASNTPALSTLVTAVQKAGLAGTLNDARDITVFAPTNEAFEKIPKAQLDKVLNDKAALTKILTYHVVGQKLTPQQMENGTFPTLEKSTLTTSGSGESYKVNGTANVVCGNIATANATVYVIDTVLMPKA is encoded by the coding sequence ATGAAGACGATCCCGATCCGCCGTACCGCCGGAGCCGTGGCCGTCGCCGCCGTCCTGCCCCTGGGGCTGGCCGGCTGGTCCGCCACCAGCGCGGTGGGCGACACGAGGGCGGATGACCCGTTCGGCCCGGCCTGCGCGTCCGTGCCCGCGGAGGGCCCCGGCAGCCTGGCGGAGATGGCGAAGCAGCCGGTCGCCACCGCCGCCTCGAACACCCCGGCGCTGTCCACCCTGGTCACCGCCGTCCAGAAGGCCGGACTGGCCGGCACGCTGAACGACGCCCGCGACATCACCGTGTTCGCCCCGACGAACGAGGCGTTCGAGAAGATCCCGAAGGCACAGCTCGACAAGGTCCTCAACGACAAGGCCGCGCTGACGAAGATCCTCACCTACCACGTCGTCGGCCAGAAGCTCACCCCGCAGCAGATGGAGAACGGCACCTTCCCGACCCTGGAGAAGAGCACCCTCACGACCTCCGGCTCGGGCGAGTCCTACAAGGTCAACGGCACGGCGAACGTGGTGTGCGGCAACATCGCCACCGCCAACGCCACCGTCTACGTCATCGACACCGTGCTCATGCCGAAGGCCTGA
- a CDS encoding (2Fe-2S)-binding protein → MVTTDVFARVSAIGPYFAVSHGPRPDASRYRPLSELYGDHEVLDRYVEAVARRLGTGQRRVAASTLHIGTAARLWSIGLATASLTGRVPDLAPGRLWWRTPESGPIDLWLPEATTTAAAPDGLADGLHEAVVVRNLLPLADAVRRHYGVSPHALRGNAASALIGAVRVLLAHAPGAPHPPVPLATALLEREPLAGAGAFTAQPLTYRRRSCCLYYRVRGAGYCGDCVLTSKGPRA, encoded by the coding sequence ATGGTGACCACCGACGTCTTCGCCCGCGTGTCCGCCATCGGCCCCTACTTCGCGGTGTCCCACGGCCCCCGGCCGGACGCCTCCCGCTACCGGCCGCTCTCCGAGCTGTACGGGGACCACGAGGTGCTGGACCGGTACGTCGAGGCCGTGGCGCGGCGGCTCGGCACCGGCCAGCGGCGGGTGGCCGCCTCCACCCTGCACATCGGGACCGCCGCCCGCCTGTGGTCGATCGGCCTGGCGACGGCCTCCCTCACCGGGCGCGTACCCGACCTCGCGCCCGGCCGGCTGTGGTGGCGGACGCCCGAATCGGGCCCCATCGACCTCTGGCTCCCCGAAGCCACCACCACGGCCGCCGCCCCGGACGGCCTGGCCGACGGCCTGCACGAGGCCGTGGTCGTCCGCAACCTGCTGCCGCTGGCCGACGCCGTACGCCGGCACTACGGCGTCTCCCCGCACGCCCTGCGCGGCAACGCCGCCTCCGCCCTCATCGGCGCCGTCCGGGTGCTGCTCGCCCACGCCCCCGGCGCCCCGCACCCACCGGTCCCGCTCGCCACCGCCCTGCTGGAGCGCGAGCCGCTGGCCGGCGCGGGCGCGTTCACCGCCCAGCCCCTCACGTACCGCCGCCGCAGCTGCTGCCTCTACTACCGCGTCCGCGGGGCCGGTTACTGCGGAGACTGCGTCCTCACCTCCAAGGGGCCCCGAGCCTGA
- a CDS encoding methylmalonyl-CoA mutase subunit beta has protein sequence MTVLPDDGLSLAADFPAATHEQWQRLVEGVLRKSGKEAEGTAAEDALSTALEDGLRTRPLYTAHDTAPEPGFPGFAPFVRGGRATGNTAGGWDLRQRYTVAAGDAVLGDLENGVTSLWLVVGEGGLPVSSIERVLDGVHLDLAPVVLDAGRDVQDAADALLRLYERRGVDRGAARGGLGADPLGYEARTGRPCDITPTTDLAHRCAEGYPGLRALTVDALPYHEAGGSAAQELGASLATGVAYLRELTGAGLPVERACAQLEFRYAATADQFLTIAKLRAARRLWARVAEVCGAVGAGAQVQHAVTSPVMMSRRDPWVNMLRTTIATLGAGVGGADAVTVLPFDHALGLPDAFARRIARNTSTILIEESHLSRVIDPAGGSWYVERLTDELAHAGWEFFQWIERNGGQATALRSGRLGQELADTWAARGAKLAKRREPITGVSEFPHLAERAVEREPAPEGPAGGLPRVRRDEAFEALRARSDAHLAATGARPRVFLATLGPAAAHSARATFASNLFQAGGIEPVSDGTFEDSGATEACLCSSDALYEERAAATAAALKAAGARHVFLAGRPGPWDADVDGHVFAGCDAVAVLSATLDRMGVS, from the coding sequence ATGACGGTCCTGCCTGATGACGGGCTCTCGCTGGCCGCCGATTTCCCTGCCGCGACCCACGAGCAATGGCAGCGCCTGGTTGAGGGCGTGCTGCGCAAGTCGGGCAAGGAAGCCGAAGGCACAGCAGCCGAAGACGCATTGTCCACCGCGCTGGAGGACGGGCTGCGCACGCGCCCCCTCTATACGGCGCACGACACCGCCCCCGAGCCCGGTTTCCCCGGTTTCGCCCCGTTCGTACGGGGTGGCCGGGCGACCGGGAACACCGCGGGCGGCTGGGACCTGCGCCAGCGGTACACCGTGGCGGCGGGCGACGCCGTGCTCGGCGACCTGGAGAACGGCGTCACGTCGCTCTGGCTCGTCGTCGGTGAGGGCGGCCTGCCGGTGTCGTCGATCGAGCGTGTCCTCGACGGCGTCCACCTCGACCTGGCGCCCGTCGTCCTCGACGCCGGACGCGACGTCCAGGACGCCGCGGACGCGCTGCTGCGGCTGTACGAGCGGCGGGGCGTCGACCGCGGCGCGGCGCGCGGCGGCCTCGGCGCCGACCCGCTGGGGTACGAGGCCCGCACGGGCCGGCCCTGCGACATCACGCCCACCACGGACCTGGCGCACCGGTGCGCCGAGGGCTACCCGGGCCTGCGGGCCCTGACGGTGGACGCGCTGCCGTACCACGAGGCCGGCGGTTCGGCCGCGCAGGAGCTGGGCGCCTCGCTCGCCACCGGCGTCGCCTACCTGCGCGAACTGACCGGGGCGGGGCTGCCGGTGGAGCGGGCGTGCGCCCAGCTGGAGTTCCGGTACGCGGCCACCGCCGACCAGTTCCTGACGATCGCGAAGTTGCGCGCCGCGCGCCGCCTGTGGGCGCGCGTGGCAGAGGTGTGCGGAGCGGTCGGCGCCGGTGCGCAGGTCCAGCACGCGGTGACCTCGCCCGTGATGATGTCGCGCCGCGACCCGTGGGTGAACATGCTGCGGACGACCATCGCGACCCTGGGCGCGGGTGTCGGCGGCGCCGACGCCGTCACGGTCCTCCCCTTCGACCACGCCCTGGGGCTGCCGGACGCCTTCGCCCGGCGCATCGCCCGCAACACCTCGACGATCCTCATAGAGGAATCGCACCTGTCCCGGGTCATCGACCCGGCCGGCGGGTCCTGGTACGTGGAGCGCCTGACCGACGAACTGGCGCACGCGGGCTGGGAGTTCTTCCAGTGGATCGAGCGGAACGGCGGCCAGGCCACGGCCCTGCGCTCGGGCCGGCTCGGCCAGGAGCTGGCGGACACCTGGGCGGCGCGCGGCGCGAAGCTGGCCAAGCGGCGCGAACCCATCACCGGCGTCAGCGAGTTCCCGCACCTGGCGGAGCGGGCCGTGGAGCGCGAACCGGCGCCCGAGGGCCCGGCCGGCGGGCTGCCCCGCGTGCGGCGCGACGAGGCGTTCGAGGCGCTGCGCGCCCGCTCCGACGCCCACCTCGCCGCCACCGGCGCCCGGCCCCGTGTCTTCCTGGCGACGCTCGGCCCCGCCGCGGCGCACTCCGCGCGCGCCACGTTCGCGTCCAACCTGTTCCAGGCGGGCGGCATCGAGCCCGTGTCGGACGGCACCTTCGAGGACAGCGGCGCCACCGAGGCCTGCCTGTGCTCCAGCGACGCCCTGTACGAGGAGCGGGCGGCGGCGACCGCCGCGGCCCTCAAGGCGGCCGGGGCCCGGCACGTGTTCCTGGCGGGCCGCCCGGGCCCGTGGGACGCGGACGTCGACGGCCACGTCTTCGCGGGCTGCGACGCCGTCGCCGTACTCTCCGCCACCCTCGACCGCATGGGAGTGTCCTGA
- the scpA gene encoding methylmalonyl-CoA mutase has protein sequence MGIPDFSGIDLGAPHTDGGAGEWRAAVREATGAAPDDLLWETPEGIPVKPLYTGQDLEGLDFLGTYPGVAPYLRGPYPTMYVNQPWTIRQYAGFSTAEESNAFYRRNLAAGQKGLSVAFDLPTHRGYDSDHPRVTGDVGMAGVAIDSILDMRQLFDGIPLDRMTVSMTMNGAVLPVLALYIVAAEEQGVPAEKLAGTIQNDILKEFMVRNTYIYPPKPSMRIISDIFAFTSQRMPRYNSISISGYHIQEAGATADLELAYTLADGVEYIRAGREAGLDVDAFAPRLSFFWAIGMNFFMEVAKLRAARLLWAKLVRQFDPKNTKSLSLRTHSQTSGWSLTAQDVFNNVTRTCVEAMAATQGHTQSLHTNALDEALALPTDFSARIARNTQLLLQQESGTTRVIDPWGGSAYVEKLTYDLARRAWQHIQEVEKAGGMAQAIDAGIPKLRVEEAAARTQARIDSGRQPVIGVNKYRVDSDEQIEVLKVDNSSVRAQQIEKLRRLRADRDEQACQDALDALTRAAGGEGNLLELAVVAARAKATVGEISDALEKVYGRHAGQIRTISGVYRNEAGESPSVERCRALVSSFEEAEGRRPRILVAKMGQDGHDRGQKVIATAFADLGFDVDVGPLFQTPAEVARQAVEADVHIVGVSSLAAGHLTLVPALREQLAEEGREDIMIVVGGVIPPQDVPTLLEMGAAAVFPPGTVIPDAAHDLVERLAGGLGHEL, from the coding sequence ATGGGAATCCCCGACTTCTCCGGCATCGACCTCGGGGCGCCCCACACGGACGGCGGCGCCGGCGAGTGGCGGGCGGCCGTGCGGGAGGCGACCGGCGCCGCGCCGGACGACCTGCTGTGGGAGACCCCCGAAGGCATCCCGGTCAAGCCGCTGTACACCGGGCAGGACCTGGAGGGCCTCGACTTCCTGGGCACCTACCCGGGCGTCGCGCCGTACCTGCGCGGCCCGTACCCGACCATGTACGTCAACCAGCCGTGGACGATCCGCCAGTACGCGGGGTTCTCCACCGCCGAGGAGTCCAACGCCTTCTACCGGCGCAACCTGGCGGCCGGCCAGAAGGGCCTGTCGGTCGCCTTCGACCTGCCGACCCACCGCGGCTACGACAGCGACCACCCGCGGGTGACCGGTGACGTCGGCATGGCGGGCGTGGCGATCGACTCCATCCTGGACATGCGGCAGCTGTTCGACGGCATCCCGCTGGACCGGATGACGGTGTCGATGACGATGAACGGCGCCGTGCTGCCGGTGCTCGCGCTCTACATCGTGGCGGCCGAGGAGCAGGGCGTGCCGGCCGAGAAGCTGGCGGGGACCATCCAGAACGACATCCTCAAGGAGTTCATGGTCCGCAACACCTACATCTACCCGCCGAAGCCGTCGATGCGGATCATCTCCGACATCTTCGCCTTCACCTCGCAGCGCATGCCCCGCTACAACTCCATCTCCATCTCCGGGTACCACATCCAGGAGGCGGGCGCGACGGCCGACCTGGAGCTGGCGTACACGCTCGCGGACGGTGTGGAGTACATCCGCGCGGGCCGGGAGGCGGGGCTGGACGTGGACGCGTTCGCACCGCGGCTGTCGTTCTTCTGGGCCATCGGCATGAACTTCTTCATGGAGGTCGCCAAGCTGCGGGCGGCCCGGCTGCTGTGGGCCAAGCTGGTGCGCCAGTTCGACCCGAAGAACACCAAGTCGCTGTCGCTGCGCACCCATTCGCAGACCTCCGGCTGGTCGCTGACCGCGCAGGACGTGTTCAACAACGTCACCCGCACCTGTGTGGAGGCGATGGCCGCCACCCAGGGGCACACCCAGTCGCTGCACACCAACGCACTGGACGAGGCGCTGGCACTGCCCACCGACTTCTCGGCGCGCATCGCCCGCAACACGCAGCTGCTGCTCCAGCAGGAGTCGGGCACCACCCGGGTCATCGACCCGTGGGGCGGCAGCGCGTACGTGGAGAAGCTGACGTACGACCTCGCCCGGCGGGCCTGGCAGCACATCCAGGAGGTCGAGAAGGCCGGCGGCATGGCCCAGGCCATCGACGCGGGCATCCCCAAGCTCCGGGTGGAGGAGGCGGCCGCGCGCACCCAGGCCCGTATCGACTCGGGACGCCAGCCGGTGATCGGCGTCAACAAGTACCGCGTCGACAGCGACGAGCAGATCGAGGTGCTGAAGGTCGACAACTCGTCCGTGCGGGCCCAGCAGATCGAGAAGCTGCGGCGGCTGCGCGCCGACCGGGACGAACAGGCGTGCCAGGACGCGCTCGACGCCCTGACCCGCGCCGCCGGCGGCGAGGGGAACCTGCTGGAGCTGGCCGTCGTCGCGGCCCGGGCGAAGGCCACCGTCGGGGAGATCTCCGACGCCCTGGAGAAGGTGTACGGGCGGCACGCGGGACAGATCCGTACCATCTCCGGCGTGTACCGCAACGAAGCCGGTGAGTCGCCGTCCGTGGAGCGCTGCCGCGCCCTGGTGTCCTCGTTCGAGGAGGCCGAGGGCCGCCGCCCGCGCATCCTGGTCGCCAAGATGGGCCAGGACGGGCACGACCGCGGCCAGAAGGTCATCGCCACCGCCTTCGCCGATCTCGGGTTCGACGTCGACGTCGGCCCGCTGTTCCAGACTCCGGCCGAGGTCGCCCGCCAGGCGGTCGAGGCGGACGTCCACATCGTCGGGGTCTCCTCCCTCGCGGCGGGCCACCTCACGCTCGTCCCCGCCCTGCGCGAACAGCTCGCGGAGGAGGGCCGCGAGGACATCATGATCGTGGTGGGCGGGGTGATCCCCCCGCAGGACGTGCCGACCCTCCTCGAGATGGGCGCCGCGGCCGTCTTCCCGCCCGGCACGGTCATCCCGGACGCGGCCCACGACCTCGTCGAGCGGCTGGCGGGCGGCCTCGGGCACGAGCTGTGA
- the meaB gene encoding methylmalonyl Co-A mutase-associated GTPase MeaB, with product MIDLDTYVKGVREGKRALVARAITLVESTRPQHRVLAQELLTELLPHSGRARRIGISGVPGVGKSTFIDAFGTMLTSLGHRVAVLAVDPSSSRTGGSILGDKTRMERLAVDPAAFIRPSPTAGTLGGVAKATRESIVVMEAAGYDVVLVETVGVGQSETAVANMVDSFLLLTLARTGDQLQGIKKGVLELADVIAVNKADGPHERDARTAARELAGALRLMHGKDAFWTPPVLSCSARESSGLDVVWERLEQHRTLLDSTGRLAAKRRDQQVDWTWTMVRDELLARLRSSEAVRALAPGLEQQVRDGRLTATLAAERILGAFGGEGGGAAG from the coding sequence GTGATCGATCTCGACACCTATGTGAAGGGCGTACGGGAGGGTAAGCGGGCCCTCGTGGCCCGGGCGATCACCCTGGTGGAGTCGACCCGGCCCCAGCACCGGGTGCTGGCGCAGGAGTTGCTGACCGAGCTGCTGCCGCACAGCGGCCGGGCCCGGCGGATCGGCATCAGCGGGGTGCCGGGGGTCGGCAAGTCGACCTTCATCGACGCGTTCGGCACCATGTTGACGTCGCTCGGGCACCGGGTCGCGGTGCTCGCGGTCGACCCGTCCTCCAGCCGGACGGGCGGTTCGATCCTCGGTGACAAGACACGGATGGAACGCCTGGCGGTGGACCCCGCGGCGTTCATTCGCCCCTCCCCCACCGCCGGCACGCTCGGCGGCGTGGCCAAGGCGACCCGCGAGTCGATCGTGGTGATGGAGGCGGCCGGCTACGACGTCGTCCTGGTGGAGACGGTCGGCGTCGGCCAGTCGGAGACCGCGGTCGCGAACATGGTCGACTCCTTCCTGCTGCTCACGCTGGCCCGCACCGGGGACCAGCTGCAGGGCATCAAGAAGGGTGTCCTGGAGCTGGCCGACGTGATCGCCGTCAACAAGGCCGACGGCCCGCACGAGCGGGACGCCCGGACCGCCGCACGCGAACTGGCCGGCGCGCTGCGGCTGATGCACGGCAAGGACGCGTTCTGGACGCCGCCGGTGCTCAGTTGCAGCGCCCGGGAGTCCAGCGGCCTGGACGTCGTGTGGGAGCGGCTGGAGCAGCACCGCACGCTGCTGGACTCCACCGGCCGTCTCGCCGCCAAGCGCCGGGACCAGCAGGTCGACTGGACCTGGACCATGGTCCGCGACGAGCTGCTCGCCCGTCTGCGGTCCAGCGAGGCGGTACGCGCCCTCGCCCCCGGTCTGGAGCAGCAGGTGCGGGACGGCCGCCTGACGGCCACGCTCGCCGCCGAACGCATCCTGGGCGCGTTCGGCGGCGAGGGTGGCGGCGCGGCCGGCTGA